The genomic DNA TCGGCCGCGGCCGTGTCGACGAGGGCGCGGCACAGTGCGGCGATCAGCACGGTGTCCGCAGCATCCGGACACACATCGGCGACACGGATCTCGACCGTCGGGTAATGATGCGACAGCCTCGCATCGAAGTAGACCATGCCCTCATCGAGGATCGCGCCGGAGGCGATCATCGACGAGACGAGCTCGTGATACGCCTCGGCGCTGCCGAACACCTCGGTCGGACCGGCGGTCGGCCAGCGGACTATGGCCTGCGAGCGGAAACTCGCGTACTTCGTGTCCTCCCCCTGCCAGAACGGCGAGTTCGCGCTCAGCGCGAGAAGCACAGACAGCCAGCCGCGGATGCGGTCGAGCACTCCGACACCCTCCTCGTCCGATTCGATGGAGACGTGCACGTGGCATGCGCCCGTGAGCTGCTCGGTCGTCGTCAATCCGAAGTGCTCGACCATCTTCAGGTATCGAGGCTTGCCGACGATCGCGGCTCCGACCGGCAGCGGCGATGTCCCCGAGGCAATCACCCGAGCGCCCGCACGACGCGCCGCGGTGATCGCATACTCCCGCCACGCCCGCACACCGTCGCCGAGCGCGACCATGTCGGTGTGCGGAATCGTGTCGGTCTCGATCTGCTGCTGCTGGAGTTCGTGCTCGAGCGAACCACCTGGCGCGTCGTCGGGCGCGGCAGGCTCGGCGCCGTTCGCCGGCTCAGCAGGCTTCGCAGTCTCTTCCGCATACTGCAGGGTACGAGCGGCAACCGATCGCGGTCGCCCGCTCTCGGAATCGACCAGCAGCAGTTCCTCTTCAACACCGACGGTACGCATGCGCCCAGTTTGCCTGCACGGGGCGAAGAGAGAAAGCTCGAGGTGAGAACGAGAGGAGAATCGCATCGTGTGCAGATTGCTCGGCTACGTCACCACGCGCCCGACTTCGGTCGTCGACGTCCTCGGCCGTGAAGACTTCGAGACCTTCACCGCCCTCACCGAAGTGCACAGCGATGGCTGGGGCATGGCATGGCACCGCTCGCTCGACGCGCCGACCGAAGCGGTCTCCTCGGCGCAGAACGCCTCGGTCGATCCCCAGTACAGCTCGCTCGCAGAGCAGGCACTCGGATGCTGCGGCCTCGTGCACCTGCGCTGGGCGACGGGAGGTCTACCGGTGTCGCCCGCGAACACCCACCCGTTCACCGATGCCGGATACGCATTCGCCCACAACGGCCACATCGCACCGATCGCACACCTCGAAGAACAGCTCAGCACGGCGTCGCGAGCGAAGCTCATGGGCGACACCGACAGCGAGCGCTACTTCCGCCTCATCATGCAGTGCATCGCCGAGGCCTCCGGCGACGAGGCGCAGGGCGTCACCCGCGCGCTCGAGATCCTGGTGCGCGAGTTCCCGAACTCGAGCCTCAACGCGCTCCTTCTCACGCCGACGCGGCTGTTCGCGATCCACATCAACAGCCGCGTCGATTCGCCCGTCGAGTCCCTCCGAGAGCTCTTCGAGTCGGATGAGGCGATGCCGGCAAGTCACGCGACCGAGTACTACGCGATGGACTACCGCATCACCGACGACGCCGTCCACGTCATCTCCAGCGGCCTGGACGCCGAGGGATGGACGCGGATCCCCGAAGACACCGCCGTCATGATCGACCTCGCCACCCAGGAGATCACGCGACTTCATCCGGTACCGCTCGCGTGAGCGTTGACGGTACACACCGCACCGCCGCATCGGGCACGATGGACACATGACTGACGGGTACGACGCCGGGTTCCTGGCCACACCGCTTCCGATCCCCCGCCCCGTTCTCGACGTTCGCGAACTCACTTATCCGCGGTTCTCCGTTCTGGTCGAACCGCAGCGCCGACTCGCCGCAGTCACCGGCGTCAACATCGACGGCGCCCGGCTCGTCGATGTGCCGCGCACCGGCGATTGGCGCCTCGATCCACGGCTCCCGGCAGACGAGCAGACCGGTCCGGATGTGTACGCGCGAAACGACCTCGATCGTGGCCACCTCGTGCGCCGCCGCGACCCCGGCTGGGGCGCGCCCGCTGAGGCTCGAGACGCCACGGAGGCGACGTTCTTCTACCCGAACGCAGCGCCGCAGGCGGCCGGCTTCAACCAGTCCAAAGAACTCTGGCTCGGTCTCGAGGATCACGTCCTCGAATACGCCGAGACCACCGACCAGCGCGTGTCCGTCTTCACTGCGCCGGTGCTCGCCGATGACGATCCGCCGTATCGCGGCATCCGAATCCCCCTCCGCTTCTGGAAGATCGCCGCATGGCAGGGCCCGACCGGGCTCGCGGCGACGGGCTTCATCCTCGACCAGTCCGACCTCGTCGACACCTCCGAAGGGATCCTCGCCGCACCGCCGCTGGGAGCGTTCCGCACCTTTCAGGCGCCGATCGCAGACATCGCCGACATGACCGGCATCGATTTCGGCGCATTGCCGGATGCCGACGTGCTGGCGGCGCGGACCGTGCGCCCCGACGCCTGGCGCACACTGGACACCGCGGGCGACGTGCTCCTGTGAGCGCGCGCCCTCCCCTGCCCGCCGGCGCAACCCGGCGCATCGAACTGACCATGCACAAGCCGTGGTTCGCCCTCTACGCAGGCGTCAGGCCGACGCTCGTCATCGCAGGACGCGGCCAGCCGACGCAGTGGGGCCCCGGCACCTGGCAGGTTCCGTCGGACGCGTCCGTGACGCTGGGGGTCTATCTCTTCAACAGGCTCTGGCGCTTCGGCGAGGCCGAGATCGTCCTCCAGCCCGACCATGAAGCAGCGCTCGAGTACCGCGCGCCGGCATTGCCGTTCGTTCGCGGCCGCCTCCGCCTTCGTACCCGCTCCGGCGCGCCGCAGATCCCGCAGGGGTGACGCCCAGGCGCCTCCTCGACACAATGGAGGTATGTCCCCCGAACGTCAGTGGAGGTTGTTGACTTCCGTCCGTCGCGCCATCCGCACCGATCCCTCGAAGGTCGCACTCACCGAGATGCACCCCGTGGTGGGTGAGACGGTCGTCGTCAAGATCCTCGACCTCGCATTGCGGATCGGGGAATCGATGTTCGCCGTGGGGGCATCGGCGCACGACGTCACCTTCGCGATCACCCGCGTCGCCCGCGTGTACGGCCTGACCGGGGTGCACGTGGAAGTCACGTTCAACGCGATCAACGTCTCGTACCACCGGGGTGAGGAGGACTGGCCGACCACCCTGATGCGCGTCGTGCGCGCGGCGTCCCCCGACCACGCGAAGCTGCAGCGTCTCCAGGCGCTGGTCGTCGACATCACCGAGGGCTTGGATCTGGATGCCGCGCGGATGGCGTTCCGGATCATCCGGCGCACGCCGTTCCTGTACCGTCCGCTCGTCGTGATCATCGCCAGGGCGCTGCTCACCGTGGGTGTCGCCATCCTGCTCGCCGCATCGCCGATCATCATCCTGCTGACCTTCATCGCCGCCTTGTGCGCTGCGTTCACGCAGGCCGGCCTCGCGCGACTGCAGGTTCCGTCGTTCTTCAGCCAGATCGCCGGCGCGTTCGTCATCACCGTCATCGCGACGGCGACCTCCGCGCTCGGCGCCGCCGGGATCGCACCGTTCGATCAGGTGCAGCCGTCGATCATCGTCGCCTCGGGCATCGTGCTGATGCTCTCCGGTCTCACCGTCGTCGGTGCCGCCCAGGATGCCATCGACGGATTCGCCCTCACCGCGGGCGGCCGCATCCTCGACCTCACGATGCAGACGGTCGGAGTCGTCCTCGGCATCCTCATCGGACTCGAACTCGCGCGACTCGTGGGCTTCAGCATGGCGCTGCCCGACGACATCCTGCCGTTCGGCAGTCTCGCCCACCAGATCGCCGGCTCCATGATCATCGCCATCGCGGTCGCACTGTTCAACGGTGCAGGGGCGCTGATCATCCTCGTCAGCGCAGGGCTGAGCGTGATCGCGATCGTCGGCTACAACCTCGCGATCCTCCTCGACATCCATGAGGCTGCGGCGAGCGGTGTCGGCGCGCTCATGGCGAGCTTCATCGGCATCCTGATCGCCCGGAACTTCCATGTCCCGTCCGTCGCCGTCACGACGGCGGCGATCGTCCCGCTCGTACCCGGTTCGGCGGTCTTCCGCGGCCTGCTCGGAA from Microbacterium profundi includes the following:
- a CDS encoding DNA/RNA non-specific endonuclease; this encodes MTDGYDAGFLATPLPIPRPVLDVRELTYPRFSVLVEPQRRLAAVTGVNIDGARLVDVPRTGDWRLDPRLPADEQTGPDVYARNDLDRGHLVRRRDPGWGAPAEARDATEATFFYPNAAPQAAGFNQSKELWLGLEDHVLEYAETTDQRVSVFTAPVLADDDPPYRGIRIPLRFWKIAAWQGPTGLAATGFILDQSDLVDTSEGILAAPPLGAFRTFQAPIADIADMTGIDFGALPDADVLAARTVRPDAWRTLDTAGDVLL
- a CDS encoding class II glutamine amidotransferase, producing the protein MCRLLGYVTTRPTSVVDVLGREDFETFTALTEVHSDGWGMAWHRSLDAPTEAVSSAQNASVDPQYSSLAEQALGCCGLVHLRWATGGLPVSPANTHPFTDAGYAFAHNGHIAPIAHLEEQLSTASRAKLMGDTDSERYFRLIMQCIAEASGDEAQGVTRALEILVREFPNSSLNALLLTPTRLFAIHINSRVDSPVESLRELFESDEAMPASHATEYYAMDYRITDDAVHVISSGLDAEGWTRIPEDTAVMIDLATQEITRLHPVPLA
- a CDS encoding threonine/serine exporter family protein, coding for MSPERQWRLLTSVRRAIRTDPSKVALTEMHPVVGETVVVKILDLALRIGESMFAVGASAHDVTFAITRVARVYGLTGVHVEVTFNAINVSYHRGEEDWPTTLMRVVRAASPDHAKLQRLQALVVDITEGLDLDAARMAFRIIRRTPFLYRPLVVIIARALLTVGVAILLAASPIIILLTFIAALCAAFTQAGLARLQVPSFFSQIAGAFVITVIATATSALGAAGIAPFDQVQPSIIVASGIVLMLSGLTVVGAAQDAIDGFALTAGGRILDLTMQTVGVVLGILIGLELARLVGFSMALPDDILPFGSLAHQIAGSMIIAIAVALFNGAGALIILVSAGLSVIAIVGYNLAILLDIHEAAASGVGALMASFIGILIARNFHVPSVAVTTAAIVPLVPGSAVFRGLLGMVDSNGTAEGMLVSISPLVLAGSIGIGLAAGASLGLYLGTPLRETLASVAKSRARVRR
- a CDS encoding glutamate--cysteine ligase 2 yields the protein MRTVGVEEELLLVDSESGRPRSVAARTLQYAEETAKPAEPANGAEPAAPDDAPGGSLEHELQQQQIETDTIPHTDMVALGDGVRAWREYAITAARRAGARVIASGTSPLPVGAAIVGKPRYLKMVEHFGLTTTEQLTGACHVHVSIESDEEGVGVLDRIRGWLSVLLALSANSPFWQGEDTKYASFRSQAIVRWPTAGPTEVFGSAEAYHELVSSMIASGAILDEGMVYFDARLSHHYPTVEIRVADVCPDAADTVLIAALCRALVDTAAAEWREGEGPPAISVSMLRLMSWQAGRFGIEGDLIDPRTFKPRAAREVVADLIEHVRAALRDNGDEARVEEQVDRIFTRGNGAMRQRAVLEKTGQLSDVVADLATATAGLDA